The sequence below is a genomic window from Terriglobia bacterium.
GATCGTGGACCTGTTTTACGTGGGCGTGCCGGGAAGCAACGAATTCAACCTTGGTGGCGGATACGGCTTCAAGCCCGCTCAATTCCTGACGATTGCACCCATGGCTTACGCAGTCATAGCCAAGGAGGCGGGGCAGCGCGGCGTCAAGATTGCGTTGCTGATCATGTTCGACAAAGACGGATGGCGCATCAATTCCTTTTTGGGACATTTTGTTCCCATCTCAGGAGATGTCGCGCATTATCAGGTGCTCGACACCCTCGATGCCAGCAAGGTGATTCGCCGGCGGTGGGAGGTCGGGATCTCCAACGGCTTTTTCCATGCGGACGGGAAATGGAACCCTCAAGTCGGCCCGCTCCTGAAGCTGAATGACCGCCTTGGCTCCTGGAGTGTTTCCTATCGCTTCGGTCCGCAGAATGAACTGCGATTCACGCGGGTTCTGTTGTTGAAAAAGTAGTGCGAATGAAAATTGCTGTAGTCAAACTGGTCCGCTTCATGGGCTGTGCCTAGCGCACCTTGATCAGCCTGCTTCCTACCCGGTCGCTTTCCGTATCATAGATAACGACCTTGAGGATCTGGTTGGGTGCCTTGAGCGGTATCGGGATCGATACCGGAATGCCCGACTGCAGGAACCGCTGGTAATTGTCCTCCAGCAGACGCAGGTCCAGGATTTTCCACTCCTCGCCCAGGTAATTCCTCTTGCGGTCCGCATAGAAAATGGCGATGCGCAGCTTGCCTGTGTGACGGTCGTTTACGTTCCTGAAGCCGAGTCTGGTCGCGTCGATTTGAAGGTCCACCTTGATCTGCGGTTGGCCCGCAGCGGTCACCGAGCTTGCTGTGGCAATCCTGAAGGGAAGATCGCCGATGTCCGCCTCATAGCCGCCGGCTGAAGTGATACGGCTGTAAGCAAGGAACTCCTGCTGATCGGAAGGCCGGAACGCGTCGCGGGCGAAATATCCGTGCCTGAAAGAGACCTTCAACCCAGGCCGGTTCACCCTGACGCTGATTTGACGATAAGCGCCATTCCAATCCTCATCCTTGGGATAATAACCGAGCAGATACGCGACGCGCGTGATCGCATTGACACGCTGCAGTGCGGGGCCGAGGCTGCCGTAGATCGAGGAACGGCCGCCTGTGAGTTGAGAGATGGTGCCCAGGCTGGCGAGTGCATTGGCGCGTCCCGGATCAGAAAGAGGATTGTTCATCAGGTTCACCGGCCCTTTGCTTATGCCCATATCAAGGCGAATGCCGCCGGTCTGGAAGGTGTCGATCGCAACACGGGCATTGTTTGCGACTGCTGCAATGGTGTCATCGTTGTCCACGTTGCCGAAAGGGAAGAACAATCCTTCTTCGGTGAAAAACAGGAGATGCTTTTCGCCTTCCAGATAGCGCAGGTATTCGATGCAGGTGAAGATGTTCTTCATGTCCTGGGTGGAACCGGTGTTCAGTTCGGCCCATTCATTTAACGGGATCAGACCGGTGACCATGTCCATGGCCGCGAGCTCGTTGAGATTTGCCGCGATCGATTTCCC
It includes:
- a CDS encoding VWA domain-containing protein, translating into MRRLIPIPITVVGSALLLTMGLSARGSHAPAAQVQTRAQEQRPPQAGTIQVRVRLVPVDVIVTDRLDRPVADLKKEEFRIFENGREQEIRHFSVQTFTNAAPEPAPTATPQQVSPTGITPQTARTFLILMGRGRHHRFKNLENLIRWVRADLLPRDRVAVFAYNRATDFTTNHERIARVLERYQGTYENIEAQLESRASGLAVIYGSREIPKSLQNYINGIFANSDGLESRQVPADASDTSQAKRDRAKAAQILTHQLVQQMADTVADPGKSIAANLNELAAMDMVTGLIPLNEWAELNTGSTQDMKNIFTCIEYLRYLEGEKHLLFFTEEGLFFPFGNVDNDDTIAAVANNARVAIDTFQTGGIRLDMGISKGPVNLMNNPLSDPGRANALASLGTISQLTGGRSSIYGSLGPALQRVNAITRVAYLLGYYPKDEDWNGAYRQISVRVNRPGLKVSFRHGYFARDAFRPSDQQEFLAYSRITSAGGYEADIGDLPFRIATASSVTAAGQPQIKVDLQIDATRLGFRNVNDRHTGKLRIAIFYADRKRNYLGEEWKILDLRLLEDNYQRFLQSGIPVSIPIPLKAPNQILKVVIYDTESDRVGSRLIKVR